From the genome of Sphingobacterium sp. UGAL515B_05:
AAAGGCAACAAAATTCAGGATAGCTGCATTGATCATCAACTCAATACCGACCAAAATCATGATCGCATTTTTTTTGGAAAGCACGGTATAGAGCCCAATGCAAAAGATGCAGGCACTGACAACCAAAAAATGCGTCAGTGTAATCATATCGCACGCTCCTTTCTGGATAAATGTGATGCTCCGATCAAGGCCATCATCAAAAACACGGATATGATTTCAAATGGCAATACATAAAAAGTCATAAAACGTAATCCGATCTGATGTATATTATTGTCTGTTGCGAGGATCTCGGTATTATTTTCCTTGGCATTTAAGATCCACCATGCTGGAGAAGCTTGTTGCCATTCGACGATGCCATAAAGCATCAGTAACAGGAAACCAAGCACGATTGGAATAGTCTGCCATTTGGGTAGGCTTAAGAATGAACCGCTACTATTTTGAAGATCTTTTAAAAGCTCTTTATTGGAAAGCATAAAGGCAAATAACATCAATATGAGCACGCCGCCAACATATACCATAATTTGTGTAATAGCTACAAAATCGGCTAAAGCAAATAAGTAAAGTCCTGCCATTGCAAATAAAACAATAAAAAACAGGAATAGAGCGCGTGCAATATTTTTAAGATTAACGAGCAAGAGTGCTGAACCGACTGCTAGGGTAGCAAAGGCGTAGAATAAAATACTTTCCATCTTTTATTTTTGCTTTGCTGCCTCCTTGTCAGCTTGAAACTTGGTCCATTCTGCTTTACGTTGTGCGACCTCGCTATCGGTCATGTCGGAGAAACCATAAATAAGATCAGTCAGTTTTTGTGAGCTGCGGTCATATTCGTTAGTCATGGTGATACATTCTGTGGGACATACGACAGTACATAGTCCACAATACATACATTTAGCCATATCAATGTTGAATTTGGCTGGGTATAGTCGTTTAACGCTACCATCGGAAGTTTTTCCAATCGCTTCCGGAGATTTGATTGCTTCGATTTCGATGCAGTCTACAGGACAAGCCTTTGCGCATAGATCACATACAATACAGTCCTCAATATCGACTTGCAGCTGATAGCGGGCAACCTCGGGGATCGGCATTTTTTCACGTGGATACTGCACCGTGACAATTCCCTCCTGCTGATCAAAGTAGTTATCCTTTTTGATATTTAATTCCGTTCGCGAACGTCGGGCACCAAACA
Proteins encoded in this window:
- a CDS encoding NADH-quinone oxidoreductase subunit J codes for the protein MESILFYAFATLAVGSALLLVNLKNIARALFLFFIVLFAMAGLYLFALADFVAITQIMVYVGGVLILMLFAFMLSNKELLKDLQNSSGSFLSLPKWQTIPIVLGFLLLMLYGIVEWQQASPAWWILNAKENNTEILATDNNIHQIGLRFMTFYVLPFEIISVFLMMALIGASHLSRKERAI
- a CDS encoding NuoI/complex I 23 kDa subunit family protein, yielding MIFKTASHAFRTAIKGLSLTVKHLFGARRSRTELNIKKDNYFDQQEGIVTVQYPREKMPIPEVARYQLQVDIEDCIVCDLCAKACPVDCIEIEAIKSPEAIGKTSDGSVKRLYPAKFNIDMAKCMYCGLCTVVCPTECITMTNEYDRSSQKLTDLIYGFSDMTDSEVAQRKAEWTKFQADKEAAKQK